From one Lycium ferocissimum isolate CSIRO_LF1 chromosome 7, AGI_CSIRO_Lferr_CH_V1, whole genome shotgun sequence genomic stretch:
- the LOC132062456 gene encoding probable carbohydrate esterase At4g34215 has protein sequence MAKSMVLLMIMALSYFTTTANLQVKNIFLLAGQSNMSGLGGVVMNIWDGIVPLECSPNPAILKLDANLQWVEATEPLHADIDVNVTCGIGPGMPFANYLLNKTSCLGIVGLVPCAMAGNKISEWQKGTFLYNQLVTRATAAAVQECGVIRAMLWYQGESDTVRPSDANAYKGRMQNFFTDLRSDLGLPELLIIQVALASGLNYTETVREAQLNPDLPNVVTVDAKGLQLEKDNLHLTASSQVLLGQMMADAFL, from the exons ATGGCAAAGTCTATGGTATTGCTTATGATTATGGCTTTATCTTATTTTACAACTACAGCGAACTTACAGGTGAAGAACATCTTCTTGCTAGCCGGACAGAGCAACATGTCCGGCCTAGGAGGTGTTGTGATGAACATATGGGATGGTATTGTTCCGCTGGAGTGTAGTCCTAATCCGGCCATCCTCAAACTTGATGCCAATCTTCAATGGGTGGAGGCAACTGAACCTTTACATGCGGATATCGACGTGAATGTTACTTGTGGGATTGGTCCAG GCATGCCCTTCGCAAACTATTTATTAAATAAGACATCGTGTCTTGGGATAGTAGGGTTGGTACCTTGTGCGATGGCAGGGAACAAAATAAGTGAATGGCAAAAGGGGACTTTCCTTTACAATCAGCTGGTGACGAGAGCCACGGCTGCTGCTGTGCAAGAATGTGGGGTAATTAGAGCTATGTTGTGGTATCAGGGGGAGAGTGATACAGTGAGACCTAGTGATGCAAATGCTTATAAAGGAAGGATGCAAAATTTTTTCACTGATTTGAGAAGTGATCTAGGGTTACCAGAGCTTCTGATTATCCAG GTGGCTCTAGCTTCAGGATTAAATTACACAGAGACAGTGAGAGAAGCACAGTTAAATCCTGATCTTCCTAATGTAGTAACTGTTGATGCCAAAGGCTTGCAGTTGGAAAAAGACAACTTACACCTTACTGCTTCTTCCCAAGTCCTCCTAGGCCAGATGATGGCTGATGCTTTCCTTTAG